The Agrobacterium cucumeris genome has a segment encoding these proteins:
- a CDS encoding sensor histidine kinase, protein MHRLAWHNAERDESELHDSLVLALLDSGETVMLQDWKREYIFVANLPDVWKLPADSHPTDENLFGNDLSTRLAELKKDMVTAGSRGMLEVNAGQNRVFQFQVHSTFNQSNQMVMKTTIREVTAERRREQLLRSLLREVSHRSKNLLAIIQSLAGQTARFSLTKDDFLRKFRGRLHALAQSQDLITDSDWRGARIFELLRQQFDLYVPEYPNLIHMEGENLLLNPNGALYIGLAFHELVVNTVSHSGNLADHPPISLQCRQDGDFYIVEWNEPMMPSKEPAEARRGSFGSVVLEKVVPSALGGSAEYQLTPERIVYRLKFPSGDSTDS, encoded by the coding sequence TTGCATCGGCTGGCATGGCATAACGCGGAGAGGGACGAGAGCGAGCTTCACGATTCGCTCGTTCTCGCCTTGCTCGATTCGGGTGAGACGGTCATGCTGCAGGACTGGAAGCGCGAATATATATTCGTGGCCAATCTGCCGGATGTCTGGAAATTGCCGGCGGATTCTCACCCGACGGATGAAAATCTGTTTGGAAATGACCTGTCCACCCGGCTGGCCGAGCTGAAAAAGGACATGGTGACGGCTGGCAGCCGGGGTATGCTGGAGGTTAATGCCGGCCAGAACCGGGTCTTCCAGTTTCAGGTCCATTCCACCTTCAACCAGTCGAACCAGATGGTGATGAAGACCACCATCCGCGAGGTGACGGCGGAACGGCGGCGCGAGCAGCTGTTGCGCTCCTTGCTGCGCGAGGTCAGCCACCGTTCCAAGAACCTGCTGGCGATCATCCAGAGCCTTGCGGGCCAGACAGCCCGTTTCAGCCTCACCAAGGATGATTTTCTGCGCAAGTTCCGTGGACGGCTGCACGCGCTTGCCCAAAGCCAGGATCTCATCACGGATTCGGACTGGCGGGGCGCGCGCATATTCGAACTTCTCCGCCAGCAATTCGATCTCTATGTGCCGGAATATCCGAACCTCATTCACATGGAGGGGGAAAACCTGCTGCTTAACCCGAACGGGGCGCTTTATATCGGGCTGGCCTTCCACGAACTGGTCGTCAACACGGTGAGCCATAGCGGCAATCTTGCCGATCATCCGCCTATATCCCTGCAGTGTCGCCAGGACGGTGATTTTTATATCGTTGAATGGAACGAGCCGATGATGCCTTCGAAAGAGCCGGCAGAGGCAAGGCGCGGCAGTTTCGGCAGCGTCGTGCTGGAAAAGGTCGTTCCTTCCGCTCTTGGAGGAAGTGCCGAATACCAGCTGACGCCGGAGCGCATCGTTTACCGGTTGAAGTTCCCTTCGGGCGACAGCACGGATTCCTGA
- a CDS encoding sensor histidine kinase yields the protein MPQPGDRLKDMISTLRRRSANFFPTASIGTYLVVMATVITLPLILFVGYLMLRLEAEKRDDLQRETIEDVRVVSRNIDRRLQEVATSLNLLSQFPELESGNLAAFQGRVAESLKKEGLYALLAAKDGQQRLNTRVPYGQPLGKVPAEANLAKAIESRRITVSDLFFGSTSHEWVFNVTMPLDPELGLAGDALILTQNASDLGRLIPTENLPRNWAVAIIDGTNRVVVSSAQDEAEVGKPFVTPEILSEMQAFSGNFFDGKGNLYAYAQLPGWQWKTVMWGPLAASQAALIDTWRQMMIGSLVLVLIAIGGAYLVGRQLRSSIRDLTHMAERIGEGEIVAPVDTKIKEANQVAIALSNASFDRSQSEERLQLLLHELVHRSKNILTLVQAMIRQLGRENKSIPEFQKEVDHRLRGLGMSIRALAEVQWQGLPIRKLIETHLEVFGTVSERVVLAGDDFMLSPEAAQNFGLVVHELTTNSIKYGALSAPLGKITVSWKPLEKDGRQMLHLLWTETGGPPAKEPSRKGFGTTVIKRHAEGAFGGHVTTEYRQTGFEWSLEAPIRYFTPKRPDPAH from the coding sequence ATGCCTCAACCCGGCGACAGACTGAAAGACATGATCTCGACTTTACGTCGGCGCAGCGCGAATTTTTTCCCGACCGCCTCAATCGGCACCTATCTGGTGGTGATGGCAACCGTCATCACCCTGCCGCTCATCCTTTTTGTCGGCTACCTGATGTTGCGCCTCGAAGCCGAAAAACGCGACGACCTGCAAAGGGAAACCATCGAGGATGTCCGGGTCGTCAGTCGCAACATCGATCGCCGCCTGCAGGAAGTCGCCACCTCGCTCAATCTGCTGTCGCAGTTTCCCGAGCTTGAGAGCGGCAATCTCGCAGCGTTTCAGGGTCGCGTCGCCGAAAGCCTGAAGAAGGAGGGCCTCTACGCCCTGCTCGCCGCCAAGGATGGTCAGCAGCGTCTCAATACCCGGGTGCCCTATGGCCAGCCTCTCGGCAAGGTGCCGGCCGAGGCAAATCTGGCCAAGGCGATAGAATCCCGCCGCATCACCGTCTCGGATCTGTTTTTCGGCTCCACCAGCCATGAGTGGGTGTTCAACGTCACCATGCCGCTTGACCCGGAGCTGGGCCTTGCCGGGGACGCCCTGATCCTGACGCAGAATGCCAGCGATCTTGGCCGGCTTATTCCCACGGAAAACCTGCCGCGCAACTGGGCGGTCGCCATCATCGACGGCACCAACCGGGTTGTCGTTTCCAGCGCCCAGGATGAGGCCGAAGTTGGGAAACCCTTTGTCACCCCGGAAATATTGTCGGAAATGCAGGCCTTCAGTGGGAATTTCTTCGACGGCAAGGGCAATCTCTACGCCTATGCCCAATTGCCGGGCTGGCAATGGAAGACGGTGATGTGGGGACCGCTGGCCGCCAGCCAGGCGGCACTGATCGACACCTGGCGGCAGATGATGATCGGCAGCCTTGTGCTGGTGCTGATCGCCATCGGCGGCGCCTATCTGGTCGGCCGACAATTGCGCAGCTCCATTCGCGATCTGACCCATATGGCGGAGCGCATTGGCGAAGGCGAGATCGTCGCGCCGGTGGATACCAAGATAAAGGAAGCCAATCAGGTCGCCATCGCACTCTCCAACGCTTCCTTCGATAGAAGCCAGTCGGAAGAGCGGCTGCAATTGCTGCTGCACGAACTGGTTCACCGCTCCAAGAATATTCTGACGCTGGTTCAGGCGATGATACGGCAATTGGGCCGGGAAAATAAAAGCATTCCGGAGTTCCAGAAAGAGGTCGACCATCGCCTGCGCGGTCTCGGCATGTCGATCCGGGCGCTCGCGGAAGTTCAGTGGCAGGGGCTGCCGATCCGCAAGCTGATCGAGACCCACCTCGAAGTTTTCGGCACCGTATCGGAACGTGTGGTGCTGGCGGGCGACGATTTCATGCTGTCGCCGGAGGCGGCGCAGAATTTCGGGCTTGTGGTGCATGAGCTGACCACGAATTCCATTAAATATGGCGCGCTTTCGGCGCCGCTCGGGAAAATCACCGTCAGCTGGAAGCCGCTCGAAAAAGACGGTAGGCAAATGCTTCATCTGCTCTGGACCGAGACGGGCGGGCCACCGGCAAAGGAGCCGAGCCGCAAGGGTTTCGGCACCACCGTCATCAAACGACATGCGGAAGGCGCATTCGGCGGACATGTGACGACGGAGTACCGGCAAACCGGCTTCGAATGGTCTCTGGAAGCGCCGATACGGTATTTCACGCCGAAGCGGCCGGACCCGGCACACTGA
- a CDS encoding PRC-barrel domain-containing protein produces MAKKLTILVTAALMGTTAFAPLAIAQGTTQPAPANPGAQTEPVTPPATPMTPAAPVANDSAATTTGGAYITEQGETQISANDYIGKSVYTAADESIGNVTNLIMEEDGGLVAAVIGVGGFLGIGAKDVAVPMDKVTMTRNAQDGTIRLTTTETAETLKAAPEFKTLEQKTSEKNAATPAAPDSTTTSATKP; encoded by the coding sequence ATGGCAAAGAAACTTACGATACTCGTCACCGCCGCCCTGATGGGCACGACGGCTTTCGCGCCGCTTGCCATCGCTCAGGGCACCACCCAGCCCGCACCGGCAAATCCGGGTGCGCAGACTGAGCCGGTAACGCCGCCTGCCACTCCGATGACGCCTGCGGCTCCTGTAGCCAATGACAGCGCGGCCACAACCACGGGCGGTGCTTATATCACCGAGCAGGGCGAAACGCAGATCAGCGCCAATGACTATATTGGCAAGTCGGTCTACACCGCAGCCGATGAGAGCATCGGTAACGTCACCAATCTCATCATGGAAGAAGATGGTGGTCTGGTCGCAGCCGTGATCGGCGTTGGCGGTTTCCTCGGCATCGGCGCGAAGGACGTAGCCGTGCCCATGGACAAGGTGACGATGACGCGCAATGCGCAGGACGGCACCATTCGTCTGACGACGACCGAAACGGCGGAAACGCTGAAGGCGGCGCCCGAGTTCAAGACGCTGGAACAGAAGACCAGCGAAAAGAATGCGGCCACCCCGGCGGCACCTGACAGTACAACCACATCTGCCACCAAGCCTTAA
- the galE gene encoding UDP-glucose 4-epimerase GalE, producing the protein MKKKVLVVGGAGYIGSHTCLLLSERGYEPVVFDNLSNGHEEFVRWGPFEQGDIRDRARLDEVFAKYQPEAVLHFAALIEVGESVKQPVAFYDNNVIGSLNLLSAAIDAGVTAFVFSSTCATYGLPEQVPIDETHRQAPINPYGRTKWVVEQALKDYSTYKGLRSVMLRYFNAAGADFEGRIGEWHKPETHAIPLAIEAALGRRQGFKVFGTDYDTRDGTCVRDYIHILDLADAHVRAVDYLLAGGETVELNLGTGTGTTVKELLAAISEVSGRPFPVEYTGRRDGDSTTLVANNDKAKEVLGWEPRYSLSDIIKSAWAWHSSRNAGD; encoded by the coding sequence ATGAAGAAGAAAGTCCTTGTCGTTGGCGGTGCCGGTTATATCGGTTCGCATACGTGCCTTCTCCTGTCGGAGCGAGGATATGAACCGGTTGTTTTCGACAATCTGTCCAATGGACATGAGGAATTCGTCCGCTGGGGACCCTTCGAACAGGGCGATATTCGCGACCGGGCGCGACTGGATGAAGTCTTTGCCAAGTACCAGCCGGAAGCCGTTCTGCATTTCGCGGCGTTGATCGAAGTCGGCGAATCCGTGAAGCAGCCCGTCGCCTTTTACGATAATAACGTCATCGGCTCGCTTAACCTGCTCTCCGCTGCGATTGATGCCGGCGTCACCGCCTTTGTTTTCTCCTCCACCTGCGCCACCTATGGACTGCCGGAACAGGTACCGATCGACGAGACGCACCGGCAAGCGCCCATCAACCCCTATGGCCGCACCAAATGGGTGGTGGAACAGGCGCTGAAGGATTACAGCACCTATAAGGGGCTGCGCTCGGTCATGCTGCGTTATTTCAATGCTGCTGGCGCGGATTTCGAGGGCCGTATCGGCGAGTGGCACAAGCCGGAAACCCACGCCATCCCGCTCGCCATCGAGGCCGCACTTGGACGGCGTCAAGGCTTCAAGGTGTTCGGCACGGATTACGACACCCGCGACGGCACCTGCGTGCGCGATTACATTCACATCCTCGATCTCGCCGATGCCCATGTGCGGGCGGTGGATTATCTGCTGGCGGGTGGCGAAACCGTCGAACTCAACCTCGGCACCGGCACCGGCACCACGGTGAAGGAATTGCTGGCGGCAATTTCCGAGGTCTCGGGCCGCCCCTTCCCGGTCGAATATACCGGCCGGCGCGACGGCGATTCCACCACATTGGTGGCCAATAACGACAAGGCCAAAGAAGTTCTCGGTTGGGAACCGCGTTATTCCCTCTCGGACATCATCAAATCCGCCTGGGCATGGCATTCCTCGCGCAACGCCGGGGATTGA
- a CDS encoding DUF883 family protein — MASVRSSVNDKIQQSLENGDAADVAAQLAQLREDLANLAKSVKALGVGASHELKAQAARVADDALTASGEMADSVRSEISSLNDNLTDQVQRNPLQSLGIAVGVGFVLALLTRR; from the coding sequence ATGGCAAGCGTGCGTAGCAGCGTTAATGACAAGATCCAGCAATCCCTCGAAAATGGTGATGCCGCCGACGTTGCGGCGCAGCTCGCCCAGCTTCGCGAAGATCTGGCAAATCTTGCCAAGAGCGTTAAGGCGCTGGGCGTCGGTGCCTCGCATGAGCTGAAGGCGCAGGCCGCCCGCGTGGCTGATGACGCGCTCACCGCTTCCGGCGAAATGGCCGACAGCGTCCGAAGCGAAATTTCGTCGCTGAACGACAATCTGACCGATCAGGTTCAGAGAAACCCGCTCCAGTCCCTCGGCATCGCCGTTGGCGTCGGCTTCGTGCTCGCTCTCCTTACACGTCGATAA
- the nspC gene encoding carboxynorspermidine decarboxylase: MLQTPYYLIDKTKLLRNMEKIAYVREKSGAKALLALKCFATWSVFDFMSQYMDGTTSSSLYEVRLGREKFGGETHAYSVAYADYEIDEVIANADKIIFNSIGQLERFADKAAGITRGLRLNPQVSSSSFDLADPARPFSRLGEWDVAKVDKVMDRISGFMIHNNCENGDFSLFDRMLTQIEEKFGSLLSRAEWVSLGGGIHFTGDNYPLDQFCERLRAFSEKYGVQVYLEPGEASITKSTTLEVTVLDTLFNGKNLAIVDSSIEAHMLDLLIYRETAKVSPNEGEHPYMVCGKSCLAGDIFGDFRFDKELKVGDRISFQDAAGYTMVKKNWFNGVKMPAIAIKELDGTVRAVREFDFADFEQSLS; this comes from the coding sequence ATGCTTCAAACGCCTTATTACCTCATCGACAAGACAAAACTTCTTCGCAACATGGAGAAGATTGCTTATGTGCGGGAAAAATCCGGCGCCAAGGCGCTTCTGGCGTTGAAGTGCTTCGCCACATGGTCGGTGTTCGATTTCATGTCGCAATATATGGACGGCACCACCTCGTCCTCACTTTATGAGGTGCGTCTCGGCCGCGAGAAATTCGGTGGCGAAACCCACGCCTATTCTGTCGCCTATGCCGATTACGAAATCGATGAGGTGATTGCGAATGCCGACAAGATCATCTTTAATTCGATCGGTCAGCTGGAGCGTTTCGCCGACAAGGCCGCCGGCATAACGCGTGGCCTGCGTCTCAATCCGCAGGTCAGCTCTTCCAGTTTCGATCTTGCCGACCCCGCGCGCCCGTTCAGCCGTCTTGGTGAATGGGACGTTGCCAAGGTCGACAAGGTCATGGACCGTATTTCCGGTTTCATGATCCACAACAATTGCGAAAATGGCGATTTCTCGCTGTTTGACCGGATGTTGACGCAGATCGAAGAGAAATTCGGATCGCTGCTGTCACGTGCCGAATGGGTCAGCCTCGGCGGCGGCATTCATTTCACCGGTGACAACTACCCGCTCGACCAGTTCTGCGAGCGTCTGCGGGCGTTCTCGGAAAAATATGGCGTGCAGGTCTATCTGGAGCCCGGCGAAGCTTCGATCACCAAAAGCACCACACTTGAGGTGACGGTGCTCGACACACTATTCAACGGCAAGAACCTCGCCATCGTCGACAGTTCCATCGAAGCCCACATGCTCGATCTGCTGATCTACCGCGAAACCGCGAAGGTTTCGCCGAACGAGGGCGAGCACCCCTACATGGTCTGCGGCAAGTCCTGCCTGGCGGGCGATATTTTCGGCGATTTCCGCTTCGACAAGGAGCTGAAGGTCGGTGACCGCATCTCCTTCCAGGACGCGGCCGGTTACACCATGGTCAAGAAGAACTGGTTCAACGGCGTGAAGATGCCGGCGATCGCCATCAAGGAACTGGACGGCACGGTCCGCGCCGTTCGTGAATTCGACTTTGCCGATTTCGAGCAAAGCCTGTCTTAA
- a CDS encoding saccharopine dehydrogenase family protein, giving the protein MKKNVLIIGAGGVAQVVAHKCAQNSDVLGDIHIASRTLEKCRKIVESVREKKSLKTDVKLEAHALDAMDIEATKALIKQTGVEIVINVGSSFVNMSVLRACMDAGVAYMDTAIHEDPTKICEAPPWYGNYEWKRAAECKEKGVTAILGVGFDPGVVNAYARLAKDEYFDKVTSVDIVDINAGSHGRWFSTNFDPEINFREFTGVVYSWQKGEWQTNQMFEVGQEFDLPVVGKQKAYMTGHDEVHSLSKNMDGADVRFWMGFGDHYINVFTVLKNLGLLSEKPVKTAEGLEVVPLKVVKAVLPDPSSLAPDYVGKTCIGDIVKGIKDGKEREVFIYNVADHKDAYEEVGSQGISYTAGVPPVAAAMLIATGEWDVKQMANVEELPPKPFLNILNKIGLPNRIKDENGDRALEF; this is encoded by the coding sequence ATGAAGAAGAACGTTCTGATCATCGGCGCCGGTGGCGTAGCACAGGTCGTGGCGCATAAATGCGCCCAGAACAGCGATGTATTGGGAGACATTCATATTGCGTCACGGACTTTGGAAAAGTGCCGCAAGATTGTCGAGTCCGTACGCGAAAAGAAGAGCCTCAAGACAGATGTGAAACTTGAGGCCCATGCGCTTGACGCTATGGATATCGAGGCGACGAAAGCCTTGATCAAACAGACCGGCGTGGAAATCGTCATCAATGTCGGTTCGTCTTTCGTTAACATGTCCGTTCTTCGTGCCTGCATGGACGCAGGTGTTGCCTATATGGACACGGCGATCCATGAGGATCCCACCAAGATTTGCGAAGCGCCGCCGTGGTATGGAAACTACGAGTGGAAGCGCGCCGCTGAGTGCAAGGAAAAGGGCGTCACCGCCATTCTCGGCGTCGGTTTCGACCCCGGCGTGGTCAATGCCTATGCCCGCCTTGCCAAGGACGAATATTTCGACAAGGTCACCTCGGTCGATATCGTCGATATCAATGCCGGCAGCCATGGCCGCTGGTTCTCGACCAATTTCGATCCGGAAATCAACTTCCGCGAATTCACCGGCGTTGTCTATTCCTGGCAGAAGGGTGAGTGGCAGACGAACCAGATGTTTGAAGTCGGTCAGGAATTCGATCTGCCTGTCGTCGGCAAGCAGAAGGCTTACATGACCGGCCATGACGAAGTGCATTCGCTGTCCAAAAACATGGACGGTGCCGATGTGCGCTTCTGGATGGGCTTCGGCGATCACTACATCAACGTCTTCACCGTGCTGAAGAACCTTGGCCTGCTTTCGGAAAAGCCGGTCAAGACGGCCGAGGGTCTGGAAGTCGTGCCGCTGAAGGTCGTCAAGGCTGTGCTGCCCGATCCGTCTTCGCTGGCGCCTGACTATGTCGGCAAGACCTGCATCGGCGATATCGTCAAGGGCATCAAGGACGGCAAGGAACGCGAAGTCTTCATCTACAACGTGGCCGACCATAAGGACGCCTATGAAGAAGTTGGTTCGCAGGGCATTTCCTACACCGCCGGCGTTCCCCCGGTCGCCGCTGCCATGCTCATCGCCACCGGCGAATGGGACGTGAAGCAGATGGCCAATGTGGAAGAACTGCCGCCGAAGCCGTTCCTGAACATTCTGAACAAGATTGGTTTGCCGAACCGCATCAAGGATGAAAACGGCGATCGCGCGCTGGAGTTCTGA
- a CDS encoding DEAD/DEAH box helicase, translated as MTDTQGIAPAIAQALEKRGYNDLTPVQKAMLAPELADKDALVSAQTGSGKTVAFGIALATTLLSENTRFGQASAPLALAIAPTRELAMQVKRELEWLYEFAGVSIASCVGGMDIRNERRALERGAHIVVGTPGRLCDHIKRGALDLSSIRAVVLDEADEMLDLGFREDLEFILEESPEDRRTLMFSATVPRSIAKLAESYQKNAVRIATASEQKQHVDIEYRALLVSPSDRENAIINALRFYEARNAIVFCSTRAAVNHLTARLNNRGFSVVALSGELTQNERTHALQAMRDGRARVCVATDVAARGIDLPGLELVIHADLPTNSETLLHRSGRTGRAGQKGVSAIIVPVSQRRKAERLLEGAKVSPAWVRPPSVEEIVERDGARLLADPTLSEAVAEDERDFVTKLLEQHGAEKVAAAFVRLYHAGRSAPEDIFEVALDNTRKPRRDSFETVENNAPRRERSDFSDSAWFSLSVGRKQSAEPRWLIPMLCRFGKITRQDIGAIRMQQTETFVELAADAVDRFTSAIGKDMMLEKGIRLKALEGKPEMTGSAREDTRPAKAQRKFTKSDNASAPRDDRKGEDKPWKKKKPFGDKPKYEGKKDKPFEKRGPKPTKG; from the coding sequence ATGACAGACACCCAGGGTATCGCCCCGGCGATCGCGCAGGCGTTGGAAAAACGCGGCTACAACGACTTGACCCCCGTGCAGAAGGCCATGCTTGCGCCGGAACTCGCCGATAAGGATGCGCTGGTTTCCGCGCAGACCGGTTCCGGCAAGACGGTTGCCTTCGGCATCGCGCTCGCAACCACGCTGCTGTCGGAAAATACCCGCTTCGGTCAGGCTTCCGCGCCGCTCGCTCTTGCCATTGCCCCAACCCGCGAACTGGCCATGCAGGTCAAGCGCGAGCTGGAATGGCTTTATGAATTTGCCGGCGTGTCGATCGCATCCTGTGTCGGCGGCATGGATATCCGCAATGAGCGCCGGGCGCTGGAACGCGGCGCCCATATCGTCGTTGGCACACCCGGCCGTCTCTGTGACCATATCAAGCGTGGCGCACTCGATCTGTCGTCCATCCGCGCCGTGGTGCTGGATGAGGCCGACGAGATGCTCGACCTCGGCTTCCGTGAGGATCTGGAATTCATTCTGGAAGAATCGCCCGAAGATCGCCGCACGCTGATGTTCTCGGCCACCGTGCCGCGCAGCATTGCCAAGCTGGCCGAAAGCTACCAGAAGAACGCAGTGCGCATCGCCACCGCTTCCGAACAGAAGCAGCATGTGGATATCGAATATCGCGCGCTTCTGGTGTCGCCGTCTGATCGCGAGAACGCCATCATCAACGCGCTGCGCTTTTACGAAGCCCGCAACGCCATCGTCTTCTGCTCGACCCGCGCCGCGGTCAACCATCTGACGGCCCGGTTGAACAATCGCGGCTTCTCCGTCGTCGCCCTCTCCGGCGAACTGACGCAGAACGAGCGCACGCACGCGCTGCAGGCCATGCGTGACGGCCGCGCCCGTGTTTGCGTGGCGACCGACGTTGCTGCCCGAGGCATCGACCTGCCCGGCCTGGAACTCGTTATCCATGCCGACCTGCCGACCAATTCCGAAACGCTTCTGCACCGTTCCGGCCGTACCGGCCGCGCCGGGCAGAAGGGCGTCAGCGCCATCATCGTGCCCGTGAGCCAGCGCCGCAAGGCCGAACGCCTTCTTGAAGGCGCCAAGGTCAGCCCCGCATGGGTTCGCCCGCCCTCCGTCGAAGAGATCGTCGAGCGCGACGGCGCAAGGCTTCTGGCAGATCCGACGCTCAGCGAAGCCGTGGCTGAGGACGAACGCGATTTCGTGACGAAGCTGCTGGAACAGCATGGCGCGGAAAAAGTCGCCGCCGCCTTCGTGCGCCTCTATCACGCCGGACGCTCGGCACCGGAAGATATTTTCGAAGTCGCGCTGGATAACACCCGCAAGCCGCGCCGCGACAGTTTCGAAACGGTCGAAAACAATGCACCGCGCCGCGAGCGCTCCGACTTCTCCGACAGCGCGTGGTTCTCGCTTTCCGTTGGCCGCAAGCAGAGCGCCGAGCCGCGCTGGCTCATCCCGATGCTGTGCCGTTTCGGCAAGATCACCCGTCAGGATATCGGCGCGATCCGCATGCAGCAAACCGAGACCTTCGTGGAACTGGCCGCCGATGCCGTCGACCGTTTCACCTCCGCCATCGGCAAGGACATGATGCTGGAGAAGGGCATTCGCCTGAAGGCGCTGGAAGGCAAGCCGGAAATGACCGGCAGTGCCCGTGAAGATACAAGGCCGGCAAAGGCCCAGCGGAAGTTCACCAAATCGGACAATGCAAGCGCCCCGCGCGATGACCGCAAGGGCGAAGACAAGCCCTGGAAAAAGAAAAAGCCCTTCGGCGACAAGCCGAAATACGAAGGCAAAAAGGACAAGCCGTTCGAGAAGCGTGGACCGAAGCCAACGAAGGGCTGA
- a CDS encoding aspartate kinase, producing the protein MARIVMKFGGTSVANLERIHNVARHVKREVDAGHEVAVVVSAMSGKTNELVDWVQNAAKVTGTNAASFYDAREYDAVVASGEQVTSGLLAITLQSMGINARSWQGWQIPIRTDNAHGAARILEIDGSDIVKRMGEGQVAVVAGFQGIGPDNRIATLGRGGSDTSAVAIAAAVKADRCDIYTDVDGVYTTDPRIEPKARRMKKIAFEEMLEMASLGAKVLQVRSVELAMVHKVRTFVRSSFEDPDAPGMGDLINPPGTLICDEDEIVEQEVVTGIAYAKDEAQISLRRVADRPGVSAAIFGPLAEAHINVDMIVQNISEDGSRTDMTFTVPSGDVAKALKVLDDNKAQIGFDVAQNETGLAKVSVIGIGMRSHAGVAASAFKALAEKNINIKAITTSEIKISILIDGAYAELAVRTLHSAYGLDKS; encoded by the coding sequence ATGGCTCGCATTGTCATGAAATTCGGCGGCACGTCCGTCGCGAACCTCGAACGCATTCACAATGTCGCACGGCATGTGAAACGCGAAGTGGATGCCGGCCATGAAGTGGCCGTGGTCGTTTCCGCCATGTCCGGCAAAACCAACGAATTGGTGGACTGGGTGCAGAACGCCGCGAAGGTGACCGGCACCAACGCCGCCTCCTTCTATGATGCGCGCGAATATGACGCGGTTGTCGCATCCGGCGAGCAGGTGACGTCAGGTCTGCTGGCGATCACCCTGCAGTCCATGGGCATCAATGCACGCTCCTGGCAGGGCTGGCAGATCCCGATCCGTACCGACAATGCGCATGGCGCCGCCCGTATTCTGGAGATTGACGGGTCCGACATCGTCAAGCGCATGGGGGAAGGACAGGTTGCCGTCGTTGCCGGTTTCCAGGGCATCGGCCCGGATAATCGCATCGCGACGCTTGGTCGCGGCGGCTCTGACACGTCGGCTGTGGCCATTGCCGCCGCCGTCAAGGCGGATCGTTGTGACATCTATACCGATGTCGACGGCGTTTACACGACCGATCCGCGCATCGAGCCCAAGGCTCGCCGCATGAAGAAAATCGCTTTCGAGGAAATGCTCGAAATGGCGTCTCTTGGCGCGAAGGTTCTGCAGGTTCGCTCCGTCGAGCTTGCCATGGTACACAAGGTGCGCACCTTCGTTCGCTCCAGTTTCGAGGATCCCGATGCGCCGGGCATGGGCGACCTCATCAACCCGCCCGGTACTTTGATTTGTGACGAGGATGAAATCGTGGAACAGGAAGTCGTAACCGGCATCGCCTATGCCAAGGATGAAGCACAGATTTCGCTGCGCCGCGTGGCCGACCGTCCGGGCGTTTCCGCCGCGATCTTCGGTCCGCTGGCCGAAGCGCATATCAATGTCGACATGATCGTGCAGAACATCTCCGAAGATGGCTCGCGCACCGACATGACCTTCACCGTTCCCTCGGGCGACGTTGCCAAGGCGCTCAAGGTTCTCGACGACAACAAGGCCCAGATCGGCTTCGACGTTGCCCAGAACGAGACGGGTCTCGCCAAGGTGTCCGTCATCGGTATTGGCATGCGCAGCCACGCCGGCGTTGCCGCCAGCGCGTTCAAGGCACTTGCCGAGAAAAACATCAACATCAAGGCCATCACCACGTCAGAGATCAAGATTTCGATCCTGATCGACGGCGCCTATGCCGAACTTGCCGTTCGCACTTTGCATTCGGCCTACGGTCTCGATAAGAGCTAA